Proteins encoded in a region of the Rhizobium sp. CC-YZS058 genome:
- a CDS encoding sulfate/molybdate ABC transporter ATP-binding protein has protein sequence MEVRVQDIRKDFGRFPALETVSLDIRSGELIALLGPSGSGKTTLLRLIAGLETPTDGTVFFGTEDASKKTVQERNIGFVFQHYALFRHMTVLDNVAFGLKIRPARTRPPAAEIRKRASELIDLVQLQGMEKRYPAQLSGGQRQRVALARAMAVEPNVLLLDEPFGALDAQVRKELRRWLREIHDQTGHTTVFVTHDQDEALELADRVVVMSKGRIEQVGTPDEIYDHPNSAFVFGFIGESNALPVRVENGQVWIADRSIGLPAKGEPDGPAELYFRPHDIELLDGCGGCIAGLVSLGRRVAGTRHVELDVPGATKRVEIEVPADSQASVGTRIAFRPTRWKLFRT, from the coding sequence ATGGAAGTACGCGTACAAGACATCCGCAAGGACTTCGGCCGCTTTCCGGCGCTGGAGACGGTGTCGCTCGATATTCGCTCCGGCGAGCTGATCGCCCTGCTCGGTCCTTCCGGCTCCGGCAAGACCACCCTGCTCCGCCTGATCGCCGGCCTGGAGACGCCGACCGACGGCACGGTCTTCTTCGGGACTGAAGATGCCTCGAAGAAGACGGTCCAGGAGCGCAATATCGGCTTCGTCTTCCAGCATTATGCGCTGTTCCGCCATATGACGGTGCTCGACAATGTCGCCTTCGGCCTGAAGATCCGCCCGGCCCGCACGCGGCCGCCGGCCGCCGAGATCCGCAAGCGGGCGAGCGAGCTGATCGACCTCGTGCAGTTGCAGGGCATGGAGAAGCGCTACCCGGCCCAGCTTTCCGGTGGGCAGCGGCAGCGCGTGGCGCTGGCCCGCGCCATGGCAGTGGAACCGAACGTGCTGCTCCTCGACGAACCGTTCGGCGCGCTCGATGCGCAGGTGCGCAAGGAGCTGCGGCGCTGGCTGCGCGAGATCCACGACCAGACGGGCCATACCACCGTCTTCGTGACGCACGACCAGGACGAGGCGCTGGAGCTCGCCGACCGGGTGGTGGTGATGAGCAAGGGTCGGATCGAGCAGGTGGGCACGCCGGACGAGATCTACGATCATCCGAACTCGGCCTTCGTCTTCGGCTTCATCGGCGAATCGAATGCGCTTCCGGTGCGTGTTGAAAACGGCCAGGTCTGGATCGCCGACCGGTCGATCGGCCTGCCGGCCAAGGGCGAGCCGGACGGACCGGCCGAGCTCTACTTCCGTCCGCATGATATCGAGCTGCTCGATGGCTGTGGCGGCTGCATCGCCGGGCTCGTCAGCCTCGGCCGCCGCGTGGCGGGAACGCGGCATGTGGAACTCGACGTGCCGGGCGCGACCAAGCGTGTGGAAATCGAAGTGCCGGCCGACAGCCAGGCTTCAGTCGGAACGCGCATCGCCTTCCGGCCCACGCGTTGGAAGCTGTTTCGCACCTGA
- the cysW gene encoding sulfate ABC transporter permease subunit CysW, with protein MALDATVPSAPPARGTDRTSEMVRSATSESRLARYSLIALSLLFVALFLVMPLAVVFTEAFANGPGEFWTVLNDPETFSAIQLTLLVAAIAVPLNLVFGIAAAWAIAKFEFKGKAFLTTLIDLPFSVSPVISGLVFVLLFGSHSVLGPWLQSYGIKILFAVPGIVLATVFITFPFVARELIPLMQEQGTADEEAALSLGASGWQTFWHVTLPNIKWGLLYGVLLCNARAMGEFGAVSVVSGHIRGMTNTMPLQVEILYNEYSFVAAFAVAALLALLALLTLVIKSLLEYRFSAEIAASRRH; from the coding sequence ATGGCTCTTGATGCCACCGTACCCTCCGCCCCGCCCGCGCGCGGCACCGACCGCACGTCGGAAATGGTGCGCAGCGCCACCTCCGAAAGCCGGTTGGCCCGCTACAGCCTGATTGCGCTGTCGCTGCTCTTCGTGGCGCTCTTCCTCGTCATGCCGCTCGCCGTCGTCTTCACCGAGGCCTTTGCCAATGGCCCGGGCGAGTTCTGGACCGTGCTCAACGATCCGGAAACCTTCTCGGCGATCCAGCTGACCCTGCTGGTGGCGGCCATTGCCGTGCCGCTGAACCTCGTGTTCGGCATTGCGGCGGCCTGGGCGATCGCCAAGTTCGAGTTCAAGGGCAAAGCCTTCCTGACGACCCTGATCGACCTGCCCTTTTCCGTCTCGCCGGTCATCTCGGGTCTCGTCTTCGTGCTGCTCTTCGGCTCGCACAGCGTGCTTGGACCCTGGCTGCAGAGCTATGGGATCAAGATCCTGTTCGCCGTGCCGGGAATCGTGCTGGCGACCGTCTTCATCACCTTCCCCTTCGTCGCCCGCGAGCTGATCCCGCTCATGCAGGAACAGGGGACGGCGGACGAGGAGGCGGCGCTTTCGCTTGGAGCGAGCGGCTGGCAGACCTTCTGGCATGTGACCCTGCCCAACATCAAATGGGGACTGCTCTATGGCGTGCTTCTCTGCAATGCACGCGCGATGGGCGAGTTCGGTGCCGTGTCGGTGGTCTCCGGCCACATTCGCGGCATGACCAACACCATGCCTTTGCAGGTCGAAATCCTCTACAACGAGTACAGCTTCGTCGCCGCCTTCGCTGTCGCCGCCCTTCTGGCGCTGCTGGCACTGCTGACGCTCGTCATCAAATCCCTTCTCGAATACAGGTTCAGCGCCGAAATTGCGGCCAGCCGCAGGCACTGA
- the cysT gene encoding sulfate ABC transporter permease subunit CysT, with product MPFSLAKRWHLRQPSVIPGFGLALGVTVSWLTLIILIPLSGLAWRSSALGWSTFWSLALDPRTLNALKISFGTAFLAALANVVFGVLLAWVLVRYRFSGRRVIDAMVDLPFALPTAVAGIALTTLYAPNGWIGQYLEPLGLKVAYSPTGIVIALIFVGLPFVVRTVQPVMEEIDREVEEAAATLGASRFQTVSRVLLPGLAPAVLTGFALAFARGVGEYGSVIFIAGNLPYVSEIAPLLIVIRLEEFNYPAATAIAAVMLILSFAMLFLINSIQAWSRRRYVYGS from the coding sequence ACAGCCGAGCGTCATTCCGGGTTTCGGATTGGCGCTCGGCGTCACTGTGTCATGGCTCACCCTCATCATTCTCATTCCTCTGTCCGGGCTCGCCTGGCGCTCGAGCGCGCTCGGCTGGTCGACCTTCTGGTCGCTGGCGCTTGATCCGCGCACCTTGAACGCGCTCAAGATCTCGTTCGGAACGGCCTTCCTGGCGGCGCTCGCCAATGTCGTCTTCGGCGTTCTGCTCGCCTGGGTGCTGGTGCGCTACCGCTTTTCCGGGCGGCGCGTCATCGATGCGATGGTCGACCTGCCCTTCGCGCTTCCGACCGCGGTCGCCGGCATCGCGCTGACGACGCTCTATGCGCCGAATGGCTGGATCGGCCAGTATCTGGAGCCGCTCGGCCTCAAGGTTGCCTATTCGCCGACCGGCATCGTCATAGCCCTGATCTTCGTCGGCCTGCCCTTCGTGGTCCGCACGGTGCAGCCGGTAATGGAGGAGATCGACCGCGAGGTCGAGGAAGCCGCGGCCACGCTCGGTGCCAGCCGGTTCCAGACGGTCAGCCGCGTGCTGCTGCCGGGGCTCGCGCCCGCGGTTCTGACCGGCTTCGCGCTCGCTTTCGCCCGCGGGGTCGGCGAATACGGCTCGGTGATCTTCATTGCCGGAAACCTGCCCTATGTTTCTGAGATCGCGCCGCTTCTGATCGTCATCCGGCTCGAGGAATTCAACTATCCGGCTGCGACCGCCATTGCCGCCGTCATGCTGATCCTGTCCTTCGCGATGCTCTTCCTCATCAATTCGATCCAGGCCTGGAGCCGGCGGAGATATGTCTATGGCTCTTGA